The Leptospira mtsangambouensis sequence TTCCCCTCGTCTAGCTGCATCTGATAGTTGTTTTGCTAACATAAGAAGTTTGGGTAGAATTGAACCTTTTTGTTCAGGAACAAGTTTCAAAACCACCAATGCCTCAGAGTTTGGTTCTACTTCGAGAGGCGTTTCGTTTTGGAGTTTTCCTATGTATTCTTTTCCTTTAGGAGTCACAAGTTCTATCTCCAAATCAAATTGATAGATGGAGACTTTGGTGTTGTTTGGATTGACCACTGAAACTTGCGGATACAAATCCACTAAGGGAATTAATGGAAAATTTGGATTTGGTTTGAGGTCCACACGAACATCCACCAAATCAAACTGACAGGCCTTTAAACTTTCTAAGTTCTTTTTTGTATCACTTAGACAATGGACAAAAACGAATGAAAAAAGAACTAAAGATAAAAATAAATATCTACGGACCAAATACTACCTTCCCTTCGGTCATATGTTGTTTGTAAAATTCCAAACCTTCTTTGTATTCTTCAAATTTAAATCGTTTGTTGATTTTGGTTTGGAAAACAGTTTTTAAATACTTTTGTGCTTCTTTTGCTTGTTTCTGAAATTCTTCTAAACCAATTTCATAAATCCAGGAAGACAACCAAAACCCTTCGATCTTTTTGTTTTGAAAAAGGATAATCCCTGAATTTACGGCAAATGGTTTTTCGGAAAGAGCTCCATAACAAACTACTTTTGATCCATATGGCATACATTCTACGAGGGACTGCGCTGTTTCCCCTGCCACTGCATCAATCGCATAAGTTGCATTTAGTTTTTTAGAGATTTTGAATAAATCTTTTTGGTAGTTGGGAGAAGTGGAGTTTAAAATGTTTTCTGCACCAATTTCTAAAAGACTATCTTCTTGTTCTTTTTTTCGCACAACATTGATTAAAGGGATTCCACGTTCTTTACAAAGTCGAACCACCATTTTACCCAAGGCACTGGCAGCTGCCGTTTGGATCATAGCAGGATGGCCTTCTTTGGAACCTTTGGAAACCATAGCCCAAGCAGTCATAGGGTTTACAAAAAAACTAGACCCTTCGTCAAGGCTCACTCCATCCACTAACGGCAAACAGTTGTCTTCTGTAGTGATCATATATTCTGCCCAGGACCCATCATTTTGCGGAGCCACACAAGACACATTCATTCCTACTTTTAAAGTTTTGATGGCACTGCCTACGGCATCGACGATTCCACTGGCTTCAAACCCTGCAGAGACAGGAGCTTTTTTTTTGAATCCATACAGTCCACGGATGAACATTAGATCAGAAGGATTGATCGGAGAAAGATGGATTTTGATCCTGACTTCGTTCTCTTTCGGTGTTGGAACTTCTTTTTCACGGAGTTCCAATTGAGGTTCGGATTCGTCGTATTTGAGGATGGTGACTGCTTTCATCTTCTCCCATTCAGTCATTTAAAATCTGCTTGCCAACTCTTTCTTTGGAAGGAAGAATTTTAAGTCTGCCGTGAAATCAAAAAAGTTATCAAAGGAATCCCTGACTGGGATCGTTTTTTTTTCTATTTTGGTCTTTGCTTTTTTCACTACAGTCATTGAGCCAGATCGACCTGCCAAAAAATACCCTTACCGGTTATCTTTATTTTACTCTCGCATTGATGGAATTAAGGAAGGGACCGAGGTTCGAATTTTAGGAATCCAAAAAGGGTATGTAGCCCATATCGATTCTAGGCCACTGATTGATGTACCCGATCGCCGGTTTCTCGACCATAACATAGATCATGCGATAGAATTACATATTGCTTTGGAAGATCCATTGACCCTTTGGGATAACTATGAAGTGGATTTTCAAACCATAACATTGTTTTCAGGAAGGATCATCAATATCAACCCAGGAAGTTCTGATGGAAAACGTCCTTTTTTTAAACCCACGTTTCGTGAGGGTGAAAAAAGTCCCGACTATTTGCCTTCGGCTCGTTATTTTGATGATTTTTTCAAAGCCACTTCCGTGACGATGGAAGAAAATCGGGCAGACCTCAGACAAATCACATTGGATTTTCGTTCCATCTCCGATAAATTAAATCATACAGAAGGA is a genomic window containing:
- a CDS encoding zinc-binding dehydrogenase, with amino-acid sequence MKAVTILKYDESEPQLELREKEVPTPKENEVRIKIHLSPINPSDLMFIRGLYGFKKKAPVSAGFEASGIVDAVGSAIKTLKVGMNVSCVAPQNDGSWAEYMITTEDNCLPLVDGVSLDEGSSFFVNPMTAWAMVSKGSKEGHPAMIQTAAASALGKMVVRLCKERGIPLINVVRKKEQEDSLLEIGAENILNSTSPNYQKDLFKISKKLNATYAIDAVAGETAQSLVECMPYGSKVVCYGALSEKPFAVNSGIILFQNKKIEGFWLSSWIYEIGLEEFQKQAKEAQKYLKTVFQTKINKRFKFEEYKEGLEFYKQHMTEGKVVFGP
- a CDS encoding MlaD family protein, which gives rise to MKSKKLSKESLTGIVFFSILVFAFFTTVIEPDRPAKKYPYRLSLFYSRIDGIKEGTEVRILGIQKGYVAHIDSRPLIDVPDRRFLDHNIDHAIELHIALEDPLTLWDNYEVDFQTITLFSGRIININPGSSDGKRPFFKPTFREGEKSPDYLPSARYFDDFFKATSVTMEENRADLRQITLDFRSISDKLNHTEGTIPKLIGSTEMYDELLATVKDAETIGKEGRRYMESSRNLENTMPIPFLITASYYGRTTPITGRRIGPQE